The Oncorhynchus mykiss isolate Arlee chromosome 17, USDA_OmykA_1.1, whole genome shotgun sequence genomic interval TCCAGGTGGCCATGGGACGGGTGGTGATACCTCTGCAAGCTGAAATGCAGTAAAACATTCCTCAgacacccacccaacacacacacaataaagggatcattttcctatgcgtacagaggtgatagggatgtgcaaatattgtatggtacttttttcaaaaaacaataacatagcCTTATATTACGGAAATAGTGGTATGAGGTGGATCCTTTATAGGCCAGAGAGCCTCAGATGTTGCATTGAATGATCTCAACAGGTCATTTCAAAGGGGACAAATGAGGCCCAAGGGCACATACTGGCGATTGACCAATCGGTGCAGTTGATTCACATCTCAGATGTGACTAGGTATCATCTTACAACTTATTGTTGCCACAATTGTCTCTTACATGTACTTAGTGGCTGCCGGCCCTCGGTTTAGTACATCGAGCAACAGAGGTTGCCTTTTAGGAGAACGACTGACAAGCGTTCAACTAGCTGGGATGCAACTAGTGTCATCAAAGCACTTTGTCATAGCAAGTTAGAAGAAATAGGTTAAGGTTACGAAAAGGCTTAGGCTTACCCCAAATGCCACGTCCGTTCGTAGCTGTACTCCGTGTAGGCACAACAAGTCatcacacagagagcacacttgAAGCACAACTGCACTGCCTGGAAGGCCGCAACGGACTGAATTGGAATCCCTCAAACAGCACGCTAACTACATTCCGCTTTATGATGTCACAGTCAGCCCCTCGGAACACTGGTCCTCAACAATCTCAAACACCTTGGATACCCAAGCCAAACATTCTCGAATCACTCACATTCACAAATCAACCAGGGAGAAGAAGGCTGCCAGGAATTGAATGCTGAAAAGCTAACCTCCTTCACAGAGCAACATCATAGGACTGGGAGTTTGTGTTCAACAGCTTACGTTCCCCTATTATCAAGGGCTTAGTTCCTCTATAGGCTGCAGTGCAGATACTTCACATGCAGAgtacaacaacaaataacagagggcctgttaccacaccctataggctaggagttgaacttggaccacaatgacattggtagtaattagcctgcagcataaatgacagctccctaacggggacataaagtggaaatggaagtgcgacacatagaggaaaagtcctaatcctaatcaaatagacacatttatttgtttattctttttttatttcacctttatttaaccaggtaggcaagttgagaacaagttctcatttacaattgcgacctggccaagataaagcaaagcacttcgacacatacaacgacacagacttacacatggagtaaaacaaacatacagtcaataatacagtataaacaagtctatatacgatgtgagcaaatgaggtgagataagggaggtaaaggcaaaaaaaggccatggtggcaaagtaaatacaatatagcaagtaaaacaccggaatggtacatttgcaatggaagaaatgtgcaaagtagaaataaaaataatggggtgcaaaggagcaaaataaataaattcattaaatacagtagggaaagaggtagttgtttggcctaaattataggtgggctatgtacaggtgcagtaatctgtgagctgctctgacagttggtgcttaaagctagtgagggagataagtgtttccagtttcagagatttttgtagttcgttccagtcattggcagcagagaactggaaggagaggcggccaaagaaagaattggttttgggggtgactagagagatatacatacacctgtttagcagatgtcggaaatgcttgtgttactagctccaacagcacagtcaagtctaacaagtaatatctaaccatgttccaacattccacacaatacacccaaatgcaattggaatacatcaatatatggacgagcaatgtcagaccgtccgtagactaacataccttacaatacaatactttatatatccacatgacatgagctatgcaaaccacctccacgttaggaatgtgcccagtgatatctaacaaaaacacacacctccgtggaacccacatggcaagacaggaaggaagacatGCAGGAGTGCTCATGAAGAAGACCGGAATCATCTCCAATCAAGTGAACAATGTCAAAGGAATAGGGCAAGTCATATAGATAGGGAGGCATTTCACCGCCACCCGCTGGACCACAAGTCATTTTGCCAACACTGGCTCATCATTCAAAGCCACATAGGGAGGGATCTTAACACCACCTGCTGGATCAGAAGTGCCACTCACAATGGCCACACAGACCATTTCTCCCTCAACCTGATGCAATTGTCACAACAAGTATGTGCTCAAAATCAAACATTAACTACAACAGATCATCAAATAGGCAAACACATGCTCATGTAGAGTACCTCAAATTATACAGTTACTTTGTCACCAAACCTAATCTGTCATTCATCTACAAATACATGCTCTTCTAAAGCCACAATGCAATGTTCACATGGTACATTTCATTTCTTACAATCTATGTCACTATTACTTCATTTGACTGCTCTTAAATCATATTCACTTAACCCTTTTCTTCACCTGCTGATTTTCTGCTGCTTTTGTCTCTTGCAGATTTGGACGTCATGTGAATCTATGTTTCTCAAGTATcaaaagagagaaaatgaaaaaCGGAATGCTACTTTTCTCTCTAGCCTAGTGCACTCTTTATCTGTAAGCTCCCCTACTGGTGTAGGTAGCTCCAAAAAAAGGTACAGATGCCATAGAACCTGATCTCGACGACCACATTTTACACCAATGCACCCCGACAATCGGTTGGTGGTCGGGAATCAAGTGGATGATTCTGGGACCAATTACAGGataggggtgaggggtgtactGAACTGTGCCTATAGCATGTCAAAAATCCCTCCAACGGGAAATAGGCCTTGGCAAATGGCCAGGGGCGCTGTCCTTTTCAGCACCACGGAGCTCCCCTATTACCTGTCTCATGAGTGAAGATGcaacagcagacaattcctgctctttTGTCCTGCAATGACACACTTTAGCCGTGTCATTGCTGCATTTAACTGGCAGCCTGTATTTAGGGCCTTTACTTTGTCGTATCATTTGGTCAAGGGGTTTCGATTCGTCAGCAAATCTTCTTTGAAAAATGAACTAAATCCCACATCAGAAGTCGACTTCAAATCACGCCAAAGACACACGACTCTACTCAACCGGAGTCAATAGTATCAAATATTCTGCACTGTGAAGGTGTCATGTGCTGAGCCATTTAGTTCCTATGAAGCCTATTTACGAAGCCAATGCAGCAATCACCACGTACCTGCCTGCATTGGTGATTGCTATTCTGTAATTGGTCAACTACTAATAGGGCAATCATCCCGGCAGCTTCGTAACAGCTGTTTTGCAAGCCCTTGACGATTACATCTATTGATTCCTGCTGTCCTGATACCTTTTCTCTTAAGGGATCTCGGATCTAGTCTAAAGGCCTATCAATGGGTATGGCATTGGAATATTCAATCGCACACTGAATTCATCCCACTAAATACATTCCTTTCATTTCTCCATTTATTCCACCATATCGAAACAACTTACctatgcacgcacacaaacaagcACAGAAGGGCGACTTAATAATATCACGTCTAATTTGGTGGCCTACAACATTTCCTGTACCTTCAACCACAACGTTGGTAACAATTTTTTTCGACCACCTTTCACTTGCGCCGGACAGAGATATATCATTTTACTTTCAATAGCTTAGTCAGTCGCATGAATTATGGGGTGCACACAGCTAACGTTGTAATGATCGGATCAAAACATGGATTTTTGGGGCCATCGAGGAATGTCACATGGCCCAGAAATCATTGAATGGCCATTTTCACAAAGGAATAGACAGACTCTAGCATGTTACATTCCAAGAGCAATTGGAATCGAAAAAACACAACGTGCCCCACTTGGggacccgaggaccgagtttgggaaacgctggcctgAAGATCAAATACCAATAGGGAGCCACTATGACGTGCTCACACGCTGACAGTACCCGCGTTTAACCACTAGATGGCCTCCGTGCTCCACGGTAAACTTTTCCCCTCTCATCAGCGGCACTGCAACATGGGACTTTCAAAGTCAGTTGTTCTTAGCTACATAGTGACCATTTTTGACACTTTTTGCCCTATATCATTACTATCACTCATTACTGCTAGtgtatttttcccctcttctactctaggcatacatctaatcacatatagagagcgttattgaaacgactcaagtcagttaagaaccaactcttatttacaatcacggccggtggtgatacagcctggaatcgaaccacggtctgtagtgactcgagaacagggaacatacacggtgggaaaggggcgtgtacaaatggaacaattgtgcctttttgactgaaatatggaggtggctcttaaaagagcctttgggggattttggagatcaggtcatcgtttatgcgcgctctccgcgaatacgacgggccagctggatgtccttgggcatgatggtcaccctcttggcgtggatggcgcacaggttggtgtcctcgaacaggccgaccaggtaagcctcgcttgcctcctgcagggccatcactgcggaactctggaagcgcaggtcggtcttaaagtcctgggcaatttctcgcaccaggcgctggaaaggcagtttgcggatcagcagctcagtggacttctGGTAACGACGGATCTCTCTAAGAGCCACGGTGCCGGGCCTGTAACGGTGAGGCTTCTTCACGCCGCCGGTGGCCGGGGCGCTCTTGCGCGCAGCCTTGGTGGCGAGCTGCTTCCTGGGTGCTTTGCCACCGGTGGATTTGCGAGCGGTTTGCTTGGTTCTGGCCATGGCGCTAGCTAGCTTCCTTCTTTCACAGTCGGAGTATAGCCTCAAAATGCCTATGTGAAGTTTATAAAGCCGGCAGCGGCGtctgctcattggtcaccatctcCGCACCGCCCTGATTGGCCCGTTGCGGAGGCCTCCTCCGCCGCCCATTGGACGGGAGGCTCGGCCTCTCCGTGCCGCCCCAAAATGCAACCCCCACCCTCGCCGAGGCGCGCTTGGGTCTTTTGTTAGGGCCGCGAGCAACGTTACACTTTACGCGCAATAATGCTCTCATTCTAGCCTACTAGTTGTTATCCTTCATTTAGGCCTCATGTGGGCACTTGATACGGTgccgtgtatatgtgtgtgtgtatctaacaaACACGCCAAATAGTTGGCCAGGCATAGAAAGGACACTTTGCGCTTTTGTTGAGCTAGGTggttggctcttaaaagagcctttgggggttGAGTAGTCAAGTTGCAGCCGCACCAGCGATTTTACTTGGCTTTGACGGCCTTCTCAGTCTTCTTGGGGAGCAGCACTGCCTGGATGTTGGGCAGAACACCACCCTGAGCGATGGTCACGCCGCCAAGCAGTTTGTTCAGCTCCTCGTCGTTACGGACTGCCAGCTGCAGGTGACGGGGGATGATACGAGTCTTCTTGTTGTCACGGGCAGCGTTTCCGGCCAACTCCAGGATCTCAGCAGTCAGGTACTCGAGCACTGCGGCCAGGTACACTGGTGCGCCAGCGCCCACACGCTCGGCGTAGTTGCCTTTACGCAGCAGCCTGTGCACACGGCCCACGGGGAACTGGAGCCCGGCACGGGATGAACGTGTCTTTGCCTTCGCCCTGGCCTTGCCTCCGGTTTTGCCTCTTCCGCTCATATTGgtagcttcagtatgtcacagaaaGTCTGAATGAGCCGCTGGCCACCTCGAGAGCCTTACTTATACCTCGCCACAAAAGCCATCGATTGGCCACCGGACCGGTGTGGCCTTATCCaattggagtgagggagggacagacagacaggcagtcagccctaagcccgcccccacccacccgcaggcaggcaggcagcagagtgaCGAGGGCTAGGCTACTCTGTTTCCCTCCGACTTTTGTGACTTTTTCACGTTGGCGGGAGCGCCAAAGTGACTACTCAAATCACTGAAACATGTATCAATCAATTCGAGAGTGGCTCATAATACCAATGGCTGCTGTCCAACCCACTATAGTATGTATGCTTCTTATTATCAGGATCAATGTGACATGCCAAttctaacacatcacaacaatgtTGACTGGTGAGGGTGCTGCACTCTTGAGTGACAAATGTAAAGCCATTTAGCCACTCGAAAATGTGGTGCGTAAAAGTCATTCATTTCATTTCTTTTGCACCACGGGTAGGTAGGTGGAATGGAATGACATGCGCTTTTATGGAAAGaggtgggtggctcttaaaagagccttttgtGGTAACAACATGTGTCGAGTAGAAAGAACACTGTTTGTAATAGGTTTACTTCTTCTTGGGGGCTGCCTTCTTGGCCTTGGCCGCCTTGGGCTTGGCGGCTTTGGGCTTCGCTGCCTTGGTAGCCTTCTTGGGGCTCTTGGCCGCTTTCTTGGCCGCTGCGGCGGGCTTCTTCACCTTCTTTGGGCTCTTGGCGGCCTTTTTGGGTGTAGCGGGCTTCTTGGCCTTCTTGGGGGACTTCTTTGCGGCCACGGCCTTCTTGGCTGCTACCTTCTTGGGCTTCTTGGCGGCGGCGGGCTTCTTGGCGGCCACCTTCTTAGCTTTGGGGGCTGCGGCTTTCTTGGCGGGCTTCTTTGCCTCGACGGCCTTCTTGTTGAGCTTGAAGGAGCCGGAAGCACCGGTGCCCTTGGTCTGGACCAGGGTGCCCTTGGTGACGAGGCTCTTGACGGCGATCTTGACACGGGAGTTGTTCTTCTCCACGTCGTAGCCGCCTGCCGCCAGAGACTTCTTGAGCGCGGCCAGGGACACGCCGCTCCTCTCCTTGGAGGCGGACACCGCCTTGACGATGAGCTCGCCTACGCTGGGTCCCGCTTTCTTGGGCTTGGCTGCTGCCTTCTTCTTGGGTGCCTTGGCCGGCGCGGCGGCGGCGGGTGCTGGTGCGACTTCTGCCATGTCTGTCGTTCGgtccggtaaacacacacacttacaacactACGGTAGTCTGTGAGGAGGAGTACTTTGCTGTAGACGCTGCTCTGCGCTATTGAAGCTCCACACCGTGCAGGGGGCTGGCCTTAAACGCGACATGAGAACCATGTAGACTCAAGCCACCCAGCTCGGCTTCTCCGGGCTGGCCAAATGCTCTTTCACTTGTGTTTTCTGGTCGCCAATATCGGGCCAAAAGTCACCGACGGAGCCGTGTTTTTGGCCCAAAAGCGAACGGCCCAGCGAGCAGACTTGTGTCCGTTCAGAATAAAGTCATGTGGGCTGCAGAAGCCCCGTGCATTTTGCTGCGACTCGCTCAAAACCTCACCGTTCGACTGTCGGGTGGAGCGGTGCGCACTGCTTTTCCTGTGCTATTTGTCTCCTAAATGGCCTAAAAGTGCATCCGATTGCGAGCACCATTGATTGTGGAGTGAGCCGAGATGTCTGGCAAGGGAATCAAATGGTTTGGCGTCCCCTGATGTGCTCCTTGGTGTTTTAAAGGAGAGCTCTTTTGGGGACCTTAAAACACATGCACTTGTGAGGCCTGGCTGAGACTAGTTTCACGTTGTATTCGTCATGTGTCCAGGAGGCAAACGAAATAATACACTGTCCAACGACATGCTTacttgcactgtgtgtgtgtgtgtgtgtgtgtgtgatgttttattagtatgagtttattagttggatttggagcctgtgtgttttcttgtgctaggtagtctctctctctgtctgtgtgtctctttcaaaagcgtgtcagagagagagagagagagagagagagagagagataggcttgtGGCCTTCTCGCAGTCCTTCCTCGCTTGACTCCGCAGCGTGACTCACTCGTGCCGGTCTTTGTGTCTGTGGGTCTTGGTGTCTGGCTGTGCGGCCGGCGCTATGGAGGCTGGCGCCCCATGTGCTTGTCCGCCCTGATataggcctagagagagagagatttggagcctcttcttctctctcctcctccctcttgtacaggtgtgtgtaagggatgtgaaacggctagtttcaatcggtgacgtcacttgctctgagactgttgttgatgatgtgtgcagagggtccctggttcggcctaaagttatactgttacacaggctccagtcatcggagcacgagtggaatcccactcactgtgttatactaccatgcacacattcctaccctgttcatgtcagcatcatttattccctctcccccctttttgacatgtcctccacacacacacatatggatttgcttttttcactgacaggttgggtggctcttaaaagagcctttgggttacTACAGCACTCCAAATGGGCTGTTTACTTGGAGCTGGTGTACTTGGTCACGGCCTTGGTGCCCTCGGACACTGCGTGCTTGGCCAGCTCTCCGGGGAGCAGCAGGCGCACTGCGGTCTGGATCTCCCTGGAGGTGATGGTGGAACGCTTGTTGTAGTGGGCCAGGCGAGACGACTCTCCGGCGATACGCTCGAAGATGTCGTTCACGAACGAGTTCATGATTCCCATGGCCTTGGAGGAGATGCCGGTATCGGGGTGGACCTGCTTCAGGACTTTGTACACGTAAATGGCGTAGCTCTCCTTCCTCGACTTTCGGCGTTTCTTGCCGCCTTTCCCTGCGGTCTTGGTGACGGCTTTCTTGGAGCCCTTCTTGGGCGCGGACTTTGCTGGCTCGGGCATGATGCTGATGTCTCGCTGCTTCTCACAAACgaatgagggggtggagagccctttccctcttatgaagacgaagctaagctaattcgccggccgtggacacacccctgctttctcataggcgcccctgccatttgcccagtggagctgagcgcgcataagagccttccactcagaggcttgcttccctaacaaagaccatagcctatgctctgtcactggtggggaatggtgtgtttccaaaaaagtcctacaatggCCAAAAATAAGGCTCCCCTTTTTGGTACTTGGTGGGGATTTCCCAGCCGTGGTGCCTTTATTTCGGGTGTCTCGTAATACGACTGTacgcaaagcctgcactgaacatagcctccctcctgtcatgaacactccctccctgtccactcaagagtggctcatggtttaatacgactgtaggcaaagcctgcactgaacatagcctcctgtcacgaatactccctccctgtccactcaagagtggctcatggtttcctacgataatggatttgacccttttgaagcggatgtgggtggctcttaaaagagcctttgggttcaAGTCGGGATGTTGACGTTCCGAGAAGAGTGCGTTTAACCGCCGAAACCGTACAGGGTGCGTCCCTGGCGTTTCAGAGCGTAGACCACGTCCATGGCCGTAACGGTCTTCCTCTTGGCGTGCTCGGTGTAGGTGACGGCGTCACGGATCACGTTCTCAAGGAACACCTTCAGGACACCGCGGGTCTCCTCGTAGATCAGCCCGGAGATACGCTTCACGCCGCCACGGCGAGCCAGACGGCGAATGGCGGGCTTGGTGATTCCCTGGATGTTATCGCGGAGAACCTTACGGTGACGCTTGGCGCCTCCTTTTCCGAGTCCCTTGCCGCCTTTACCTCTTCCAGACATCGTGTGTTCACTAGCTGAGTTCAAGTGAATTAATGACGTAATTTTCGGTGCTCGGTGCTCTTATTATCTGCGTTTGGTGGACCTGATTGAAGCCAGTGGCACAGAAAGCGCGCGCTTTTGCCTGGCCTCTGCTGCAAAGGGGAGGGCGTTCGTTCTAGGGAACTATGGAGGAAGAAGAAATCAAAGCTACTTGCATGCGCGGGAAACAcactcaaatactgagctatgttgaacacaaggcccaactgtgatgtcccactcttcacattgattggtgttgttcttgttgttgttgttgttgttgcgccTGATTCAACTCTTTCAATCAGCTGTGCCTCTCCAGGGCTTCAACAAAAATGCCTACTCTACCCCtgcctggagttgggaaacactgaactaGTAGGATTCAACCCACTGCAGTTGCCAGTCACACCTAATAGAGATAGGCGTTAAAAACCTCAAATAGTGTCACAAGTACAAAGGAGAAACGAAGTGGCACAAACGGGAAACAAATACACAAGGAATGCCACAAATCCTAAGGGGTCCGTAATGTCACCTCAGCAGTCATGTAGCTCTTGAAGGCCATGTAATAACgtcattcttctttttcttccctaGACATGATCCAGGTGGCCATGGGACGGGTGGTGATACCTCTGCAAGCTGAAATGCAGTAAAACATTCCTCAgacacccacccaacacacacacaataaagggatcattttcctatgcgtacagaggtgatagggatgtgcaaatattgtatggtacttttttcaaaaaacaataacatagcCTTATATTACGGAAATAGTGGTATGAGGTGGATCCTTTATAGGCCAGAGAGCCTCAGATGTTGCATTGAATGATCTCAACAGGTCATTTCAAAGGGGACAAATGAGGCCCAAGGGCACATACTGGCGATTGACCAATCGGTGCAGTTGATTCACATCTCAGATGTGACTAGGTATCATCTTACAACTTATTGTTGCCACAATTGTCTCTTACATGTACTTAGTGGCTGCCGGCCCTCGGTTTAGTACATCGAGCAACAGAGGTTGCCTTTTAGGAGAACGACTGACAAGCGTTCAACTAGCTGGGATGCAACTAGTGTCATCAAAGCACTTTGTCATAGCAAGTTAGAAGAAATAGGTTAAGGTTACGAAAAGGCTTAGGCTTACCCCAAATGCCACGTCCGTTCGTAGCTGTACTCCGTGTAGGCACAACAAGTCatcacacagagagcacacttgAAGCACAACTGCACTGCCTGGAAGGCCGCAACGGACTGAATTGGAATCCCTCAAACAGCACGCTAACTACATTCCGCTTTATGATGTCACAGTCAGCCCCTCGGAACACTGGTCCTCAACAATCTCAAACACCTTGGATACCCAAGCCAAACATTCTCGAATCACTCACATTCACAAATCAACCAGGGAGAAGAAGGCTGCCAGGAATTGAATGCTGAAAAGCTAACCTCCTTCACAGAGCAACATCATAGGACTGGGAGTTTGTGTTCAACAGCTTACGTTCCCCTATTATCAAGGGCTTAGTTCCTCTATAGGCTGCAGTGCAGATACTTCACATGCAGAgtacaacaacaaataacagagggcctgttaccacaccctataggctaggagttgaacttggaccacaatgacattggtagtaattagcctgcagcataaatgacagctccctaacggggacataaagtggaaatggaagtgcgacacatagaggaaaagtcctaatcctaatcaaatagacacatttatttgtttattctttttttatttcacctttatttaaccaggtaggcaagttgagaacaagttctcatttacaattgcgacctggccaagataaagcaaagcacttcgacacatacaacgacacagacttacacatggagtaaaacaaacatacagtcaataatacagtataaacaagtctatatacgatgtgagcaaatgaggtgagataagggaggtaaaggcaaaaaaaggccatggtggcaaagtaaatacaatatagcaagtaaaacaccggaatggtacatttgcaatggaagaaatgtgcaaagtagaaataaaaataatggggtgcaaaggagcaaaataaataaattcattaaatacagtagggaaagaggtagttgtttggcctaaattataggtgggctatgtacaggtgcagtaatctgtgagctgctctgacagttggtgcttaaagctagtgagggagataagtgtttccagtttcagagatttttgtagttcgttccagtcattggcagcagagaactggaaggagaggcggccaaagaaagaattggttttgggggtgactagagagatatacatacacctgtttagcagatgtcggaaatgcttgtgttactagctccaacagcacagtcaagtctaacaagtaatatctaaccatgttccaacattccacacaatacacccaaatgcaattggaatacatcaatatatggacgagcaatgtcagaccgtccgtagactaacataccttacaatacaatactttatatatccacatgacatgagctatgcaaaccacctccacgttaggaatgtgcccagtgatatctaacaaaaacacacacctccgtggaacccacatggcaagacaggaaggaagacatGCAGGAGTGCTCATGAAGAAGACCGGAATCATCTCCAATCAAGTGAACAATGTCAAAGGAATAGGGCAAGTCATATAGATAGGGAGGCATTTCACCGCCACCCGCTGGACCACAAGTCATTTTGCCAACACTGGCTCATCATTCAAAGCCACATAGGGAGGGATCTTAACACCACCTGCTGGATCAGAAGTGCCACTCACAATGGCCACACAGACCATTTCTCCCTCAACCTGATGCAATTGTCACAACAAGTATGTGCTCAAAATCAAACATTAACTACAACAGATCATCAAATAGGCAAACACATGCTCATGTAGAGTACCTCAAATTATACAGTTACTTTGTCACCAAACCTAATCTGTCATTCATCTACAAATACATGCTCTTCTAAAGCCACAATGCAATGTTCACATGGTACATTTCATTTCTTACAATCTATGTCACTATTACTTCATTTGACTGCTCTTAAATCATATTCACTTAACCCTTTTCTTCACCTGCTGATTTTCTGCTGCTTTTGTCTCTTGCAGATTTGGACGTCATGTGAATCTATGTTTCTCAAGTATcaaaagagagaaaatgaaaaaCGGAATGCTACTTTTCTCTCTAGCCTAGTGCACTCTTTATCTGTAAGCTCCCCTACTGGTGTAGGTAGCTCCAAAAAAAGGTACAGATGCCATAGAACCTGATCTCGACGACCACATTTTACACCAATGCACCCCGACAATCGGTTGGTGGTCGGGAATCAAGTGGATGATTCTGGGACCAATTACAGGataggggtgaggggtgtactGAACTGTGCCTATAGCATGTCAAAAATCCCTCCAACGGGAAATAGGCCTTGGCAAATGGCCAGGGGCGCTGTCCTTTTCAGCACCACGGAGCTCCCCTATTACCTGTCTCATGAGTGAAGATGcaacagcagacaattcctgctctttTGTCCTGCAATGACACACTTTAGCCGTGTCATTGCTGCATTTAACTGGCAGCCTGTATTTAGGGCCTTTACTTTGTCGTATCATTTGGTCAAGGGGTTTCGATTCGTCAGCAAATCTTCTTTGAAAAATGAACTAAATCCCACATCAGAAGTCGACTTCAAATCACGCCAAAGACACACGACTCTACTCAACCGGAGTCAATAGTATCAAATATTCTGCACTGTGAAGGTGTCATGTGCTGAGCCATTTAGTTCCTATGAAGCCTATTTACGAAGCCAATGCAGCAATCACCACGTACCTGCCTGCATTGGTGATTGCTATTCTGTAATTGGTCAACTACTAATAGGGCAATCATCCCGGCAGCTTCGTAACAGCTGTTTTGCAAGCCCTTGACGATTACATCTATTGATTCCTGCTGTCCTGATACCTTTTCTCTTAAGGGATCTCGGATCTAGTCTAAAGGCCTATCAATGGGTATGGCATTGGAATATTCAATCGCACACTGAATTC includes:
- the LOC118940135 gene encoding histone H2A, translating into MSGRGKTGGKARAKAKTRSSRAGLQFPVGRVHRLLRKGNYAERVGAGAPVYLAAVLEYLTAEILELAGNAARDNKKTRIIPRHLQLAVRNDEELNKLLGGVTIAQGGVLPNIQAVLLPKKTEKAVKAK
- the LOC118940136 gene encoding histone H1, with protein sequence MAEVAPAPAAAAPAKAPKKKAAAKPKKAGPSVGELIVKAVSASKERSGVSLAALKKSLAAGGYDVEKNNSRVKIAVKSLVTKGTLVQTKGTGASGSFKLNKKAVEAKKPAKKAAAPKAKKVAAKKPAAAKKPKKVAAKKAVAAKKSPKKAKKPATPKKAAKSPKKVKKPAAAAKKAAKSPKKATKAAKPKAAKPKAAKAKKAAPKKK
- the LOC118940433 gene encoding histone H2B, whose translation is MPEPAKSAPKKGSKKAVTKTAGKGGKKRRKSRKESYAIYVYKVLKQVHPDTGISSKAMGIMNSFVNDIFERIAGESSRLAHYNKRSTITSREIQTAVRLLLPGELAKHAVSEGTKAVTKYTSSK
- the LOC118940434 gene encoding histone H4; its protein translation is MSGRGKGGKGLGKGGAKRHRKVLRDNIQGITKPAIRRLARRGGVKRISGLIYEETRGVLKVFLENVIRDAVTYTEHAKRKTVTAMDVVYALKRQGRTLYGFGG